GGTATGTCCTTCATTGCAGCATACCGTATGTGTGCTGGTGAAGCAGCAGTCGCTGACCTGTCCTTCGCAGCAAAGCACGCTGGTGTCATCAACATGGCATCCCACCTGCCGGCACGCCGTGCACGTGGACCGAACGAGCCAGGAGGAATTCTCTTCGGCAACTTCGCCGATATGATCCAGGCAGACCGCCTGAACCCGAATGACCCCGCAAAGTCAACCCTTGAGGTTGTCGGTGCAGGTGCAGTCCTCTTCGACCAGATCTGGCTCGGCTCGTACATGTCCGGTGGTGTCGGTTTCACTCAGTATGCAACCGCAGCATACACCGATAACATCCTCGACGACTTCGTCTACCACGGTATGGACTACATCCACGACAAATACAAGATCGACTGGAAGAACCCGAACCCGAAAGACAAAGTCAAAGCAACCCAGGAAGTTGTCAACGACATCGGTACTGAAGTCAACCTCTACGGTATGGAACAGTACGAACAGTTCCCGACCATGCTTGAGGACCACTTCGGCGGTTCCCAGCGTGCATCCGTTCTTGCAGCAGCATGTGGTACGACCACCTCTATTGCAACCGGTAACTCCAACGCTGGTCTGAACGCCTGGTACCTGTCCATGCTTATGCACAAGGACGGATGGTCCAGACTTGGATTCTTCGGCTACGATCTTCAGGACCAGTGCGGTTCCGCAAACTCTCTCTCCATGAGACCTGACGAGGGTTGTATTGGTGAGTTCCGTGGACCGAACTACCCGAACTATGCAATGAACGTCGGTCACCAGGGCGAGTATGCAGCAATTGCAGCAGCAGCTCACCTCGGCCGCGGCGATGCATGGGCACTGTCCCCGCTTATCAAGATCTGTTTCGCAGATCCGGCACTCACGTTCGACTTTGCAAACCCGAGAAAGGAGTTCGCAAAGGGAGCTATCCGCGAGTTCATGCCAGCAGGCGAGCGCTCGCTTATCATCCCGGCACAGTAATTCTGTTCAGGGTGATAAACCCAATTTTTTCTTTTTTTCCTCCTCATTCCCACTCAGCACTAACCTGATCACCACTTTTCATAATGACAGTACTGCATCCCATTTCCTTCTC
The nucleotide sequence above comes from Methanorbis furvi. Encoded proteins:
- the mcrA gene encoding coenzyme-B sulfoethylthiotransferase subunit alpha, which produces MAKVEKTQKLFLDALKQKFPKQDVESTTTEFYKFNGVRQSARKLEFMKENESIVAKRGISMYDPERCHLGGIPMGQRQLMTYEVSGTGTFVEGDDLHFVNNAAMQQFWDDIRRTVIVSMDMAHATLQKRLGKEVTPETISEYLHIVNHAMPGGAVVQEHMVETHPALTDDCYVRVFTGDQELADSIESQFVIDVEKLFPKKQAEALQAAVGKSLWQCVHMPTIVGRTCDGGTTSRWSAMQIGMSFIAAYRMCAGEAAVADLSFAAKHAGVINMASHLPARRARGPNEPGGILFGNFADMIQADRLNPNDPAKSTLEVVGAGAVLFDQIWLGSYMSGGVGFTQYATAAYTDNILDDFVYHGMDYIHDKYKIDWKNPNPKDKVKATQEVVNDIGTEVNLYGMEQYEQFPTMLEDHFGGSQRASVLAAACGTTTSIATGNSNAGLNAWYLSMLMHKDGWSRLGFFGYDLQDQCGSANSLSMRPDEGCIGEFRGPNYPNYAMNVGHQGEYAAIAAAAHLGRGDAWALSPLIKICFADPALTFDFANPRKEFAKGAIREFMPAGERSLIIPAQ